Below is a genomic region from Medicago truncatula cultivar Jemalong A17 chromosome 3, MtrunA17r5.0-ANR, whole genome shotgun sequence.
TCTTTTACAAtactttttcaacaaaatatgagtttttaggtttgtatgatgaagatttgcgTTCGTTTATGAGTTTCATTAGTTGCTTATGAGTTTTCTTTATgagtgtttgattttttttccactgCCACTTAGCAGTAACTAATTTATGTCGGAGAACATGTGTGAAATACAATATAAGTTCTCTCCTCTcatccaatttttttctataCGTATGAACCAGAATTCGAACCCCTAATCACATGCCTAAGGAGTTCAAGCCCCTACCACCTGGtgttattgaaaattataagaattatatattttcaataactTTGTATTGTTATAGATTTTCTCTTTTCGGGGTGGAGAAGCTAAGTCAAGCagtaaagaaataaataataataaaatgaagattttttttggtaaaggaAAATTAAGCATTTTGTAGAGTTTGATTGATACGGTTTCATCAATTCCCCTTTGTGGAGTATATGTTTTTGGACATAAGGTAGAGAGAGtatatgtttttggtttattGAACACTTTTGCTGCTATACATATTTCATTGGACGATTTTAACAATAGAAATATTCACCATTTTCCTTTTGAAATTTTGCATCTGTACAAAATTTCCCGATACATAGAAAGAACACAAGTTAAGTGTATATCCTTCACACGCTACCTATCATAATAGAAAAGTAATTCATATTTTGTCTTAATAGATGTATTAGGCCATGAAGGTACATGCAAAGAATAGAGAATAAATTcatgttattaattaattagacTTTTATTCATATACTCAACAATTAATCTATGCAAAGCATGGTACGTAACATGATCAGTCCTATATATAAATACCTTGCATGGCAACGAACAGCAAAATCACAATATATCTACATCCTCTTATACATATAattcataataattaattaacaacCATGTCAACTAGATCCCTCACTATATTCATCATTGCTCATGTGTGGCTCTTTATGATCACAACATCAGTAGCACAAATTGTCATAGACACAAGTGGCGAACCCGTTGAGGACGATGAGGAATACTTCATCAGGCCTGCTATCACAGGCAATGGAGGAGGTTCCATTTTGGTTACCAGAAATGGGCCATGCCCTTTGCACGTTGGTCTTGGCAACAGTGAAGGGACTCTTGGACTTGCTGTGAAATTCACTCCTTTCGCTCCTcgtcatgatgatgatgatgatgatgtgagGCTTAACAGAGACTTGAGAGTAACATTCCAAGGTTTCACAGGTTGTGGGCAGTCGACAGATTGGAGGTTGGGTGAGAAGGACGCAACGAGTGGACGGAGGCTGATTGTTACTGGAAGAGATAATGGTGCAGGATCACATGGTAACTTTTTTAAGATTGTGCAGACCCAATCTAGTGGTATCTATAACATCCAATGGTGCCCAACAGAGGCGTGCCCTAGTTGTAAGGTTCAATGTGGGACTGTTGGTGTTATTCGTGAGAATGGCAAGATTCTTTTGGCGCTTGATGGTGGTGCCCTTCCCGTCGTGTTCCAGAAAGAATGATTATTAGTACAATGGTGAAGTTTCTTTATGTGGTGTCTTTATGCAGTTTTCTTTGTTGATCTAAATGTAAGGTTAATAAACATCTATATATGTGAAGCTTAGCTATCGTTACATTCAATTGAACCAGAGAATGGGAGACTTTTATTCTGGTTGAttgattcaaatatatatacaataaaGCTTTCAACTGTTATGTATCTTCTTTGTTTACTAAAGAAGTTTTGTTGTCCTAACTCCTGATGacaattatgatgatgatgatgatgatattttcgaagcaaaagtgaaaatatattaaaaaaaaaaaaaaaagagtagtgaTGTTTGTATACAATCAtataagagaaagttgtcaaaatattaatataagagAGAATTAAAGCACAATGTTTAtataagagaaagttgtcaaaatattaccacaaaaaagttttacaaatataatttctcaaataaaaaagaggaaTACGAAGACTTGGGGATAAAGAACTTGACCCAATATATTCATTAACAACACAAAAGTGGAACAACTGTAGTGTTGATGGTCAAACAACCCTAAACTTGTAAAATACATAACTCAAAAGAAACATCCACCGTGAATACCAGTACAACCCAACAAACCCGCAAAAAGATCATGCATGTGCATGTGTTAATGATTATAGGACATGAAGTTTGGAGAGTGAACCCGACTACAATTATTGTAGATGATCCACAACCAGTAGCTCACAACAACTGTAGCAAGCATGAGAAGCCTCGAAGTAACTTGAAACCCATATCACATAGAGAACGCTCTTTCAAACAAACACTCAAACCCATAAAACCCGAATCCAAGCTAAACAATCTCAAATAAACCTAATCATGTACAGAaaccataacaacaacaacaaattcatAGGGGAATACAGCGGTGGAATGAACTAGCACGCCAATGACGGTTCACGATACCTAAACATCAAACTACCTCTAGATCTTGAAGACAACCGGTAACCTAACTCGTGAAATCAAACCAAAAtccaacaaacaaaaagaaaaaacaaaattgaactaAACCAGTACTCTGATACAGCAGctagaagaaaaaattgaccCAGGTAAAAGAGATGACTCCGCTTGAAACAATTCCATAAGGGTAAGTGACCCATCTAGGTTTGCGGGTGGTGTCACAAAATCAATAGATTTGATCGCACCACCGGTGGTGTGAGGCTACATACTAGAGAGGACGTTTCGATAGGAAGAGGTGAGGTAGAGTGGCGATAGAAACAGGTGGTTtcggtagagagagaaaatggttAAAACTGGTCCCTTATGTATTTTGGCTTTATCTATTTTGGTCCTCTCTAGtagttttttaatgtctaatatttttgaaatgatttcaACCATTCGATTGCAGATCTATTCTATACAAAAGTGAACCACCAAcacctagttttttttttttttttccttttcttcttttccttcCCACTTCTTCCTcttgatcttcatcatcttaaatATGAAGTTCAtataaacccaaaaaaatttgaacaaacaagctcagaaaaaataataattgattgaATCTTTCaccatttactaaaatatctaATGAATTGGATCCCATTATtaatcaaaaaaacaaaactagaaTTGAAATACAGCATGGCAGAACCAGTACCACCAATTCATTTCTCCATTCGTTACAACACAACAACACTCACTCTCTTTCTATCATTTCCACCATGACAAAACCATGTCGTGAGCCCATCAAACATTGTCCATTGTGATTTCCGCATTGGTTCATATCTCCGTTAAACAAGCAAGGTTAGTTCTTGATGATCTCACTTTGATTCTTCCTTCCGAGTTTGAATATAAAATTGATACTGTTgatatgaatgaatatcatttaaaaaCATGGTCAAAGACAAAAGGGTCAGAGAGAGAGATAATATTAAAAGGgtgatttttttgttggaaagttgtaacaccctaatttttaaatattaatttgttgatattattattagataatATTCATTATCGGAATATATTAGCATTAatgttattattagtattaattgttctacattattaaattaaattattcgtAGTTACAAATTGTATGAAAAATGAGGAAGTAGAGGAATTGACTAGTCGGTTAAGTAATGGGATAAAACAATCttatgaagaaaatagtgtTTTTAGCAAGGGTAAGGAAGTAGAGTGCAAACAGAGATGCATTAGCAAAACTTGATGGGAAAGGAGTTTAAGTAAACAGAGAGGTCGTGTGGCGTTAGTGGTGTGGACAGAGGGTGGTGGAAACAGAGAGGTCGTACAACTGTACAAAGAATAATAATTAGACTAGGGGTGCATATAATAAGTATGTCTAAGAATATGTGAGAATGACTAAGCTTAAGTAGTGGCTATATATAGAGAAAAACATGGTACGATTAgggttaagaaaaaaaaagaagaaagaaatataGAAGAGGCAAAAGGGTCGTTACGTGGGAACCAGAGAAGAGAGGAGGAAAGGAAACTAAACCTCGCTAAGGAAAACCAAGCCAAAAGTTGCACTTTTGgagaattcaaggtaagggGGAGAAACTTCCATCTTATGGTATTCTTATGTTAGGGTTGTTGtgattcttttaattttgtgttGTTATCATAGAAACCATGGTGATGTATTCATGTTGTTGAGAATTATTGGTGTGGTTAGAAATTAAGATTGTGAAATCAAAGTTAGGGAAATTGATCAAGGAGTTTAATCATGTGAGGTATGATGTAATTATGTAAATTGACTGAAAATTGATGTTTGAATGATACGGAAACCATAGGGTGTTGATTTGGGACGAATTGGGTGAATATAGGAACGAAAACGGAGATCGGGAAGTCGCCCTAGGGTGAAATTGTAGAAAATCCGCGATTTCTGATATTTGTCAAGCACGCACGGTCGTGCGCCTTATAGGCACGATCTGCGCACATGTTTTTgccatattttctttttcttattgttttggAGGCGCACGGTCGGGCCCCGAGGGAGCACGGTCGTACACCCTTCCAGACTTTGAAACCTTACTTTGCTTCATAAAATTAGTTTCAAAAGTGACAATTGGGGTCTTGTAACAATATTCTTAGGCGGGGGAAGTTTGTTTAGGTGTATTAAAGGTTATTCTCTTAAAGTAATAATGAGGTTAAGATAATCGTTGAATAAAGGAGTGCACGATTAAAGAAACAAGGAATAAGGCGAGGTCGTTTAAGACAATTGATGATGCGAAAggtattaataataattgtgaGGAAAAGGCCTtaagttaaaaataaagaaGTGATTCGTAGGTGAGGGAGGTATATATAGGTGTCTTTAGAATTATTACCTTTAGAGTGAAGGTGAGTTTAAGATTAGGATTAACTAGCTAGAGAAGGACCAAAAGAGGTGTCtatagaaataatatttttagatATTTACACTACTACAATAATGACATTTAGCAACACttgaaaattgtaactaaatcaagaaaaatgttactaattaaattttgCAACACTCGAacaattgttagataaagtcCGTGTTACTAAAGAGTTTTAgttacattttataatattatctgtaacaattaaaaagtgtcgcaaatgttacattattgtaacactttttgtatcactagtaacaataaaaaagtgttacatttataatttttgagaagttgtaaaaagtgtcgcaaaattgtctagactaattttttttttaatctaccAAATTTGTCTTCGCTTAAACTTcattcatatttgaattaaccaatattagatacaagtttgaattacatacTCTACAATTTCCCCCTTCACTGCTCTTATTCTtgcataatgaaaatgaaatatgcaACACAATTAGAACTATGCAACAGAATTTGAATGTCATACTAAAATGATTACAAGTTTTCATCCAATATATCATGTACTCTATAAAATATCCCACTTCATTGTTCCTATTCATCCAACCATATTATCAGCCTTCCATTTTGTTTTCTGCTTGATTCTTTTTGTTCCAACTTGTTGACACTCTACAAATTGattttccttctctttcttcATCAAATCTTGCATCCTTTTACAGTATTCAACTTTTTGTCCTgccaaaataaacaatataatgCATGCTAGTTGATATCGTCTCGAGATGAGATTTGTTCTGATGCATTTGGAAGTAAAGATAGAAAATCCTCAAGCTCTGACCGAAAATCAAAAGTCAATGATATTTGAGAtccaacaaatatatatatatatatatatatatatatatatatatatatatatatatatatataagtacaaCACAAGTATCATCATGGCTTAGGTGCTACAACATGGCTCATGTATTCATGTTTTAGGTGCTACAACACAAGTATCAACAGTTGTTCCAGGTACATCATTTCTAAACCAACTAAcatttttatcatcaataaCTATTGGCTCTTCAAACAACTGATTGCCAAACTGACTTTCTTGAAGATAGTCCCACTCCATGAAAAATCCATTTCTTATAACTTGCATCAAATCCGTCACAAAACAAATGCACAAACACATCCTCTCGATTATCCCAACTACAATTCTTACAGTTCTTACATGGACACAATATTTCATTCCCTTCAGCTACAGTACAAAATGCAAAATCGAGAAAATTATGCAAGCCATACAAGTACCTTATTGAAGATCTCTTATCATGTAACCAGCTCTTATCCATCCTTATAGATGCTCTCTGCCTCTGCATTGTAGTCATATATAAAGATCGTTTGTTAGTAACAAAGCTTAATACCATAAACTAAATCTAGAACAATTCATTACTATATCTAAAACTATTTCAGAACAGCCGAGTAAAACTTCGATGGTTAACCCGTCAAAACTGCAAAGTAAAACTCTGATGGTTAACCCGGCAAAAGACCAAACGGCAGCAAGAATATGAGAGAGCAGCAGTTACACAGAAAAGGAACCGAAGGAATTAATGGCATAATCCAACACGACCAAAATAGATTGGGAAACAAACTATGAACTATGAACAGCATAGATGCAGAAATTGAGAGGCTATATTGCTACGCTATCCAAAACTTCAATGTTTTGACTCAGCCACAACTAACAAGATATTTTCTCATACACACTGAAGGGTTGCATTATGCTAAAATATATTGCTAAGTGATTCATAACCAATTTTTGCTATGCTAAATTGCATTGCTTATTAGGTTGAACTGCAACCTCATAACCAATGTACTAACAAAAATCAGTTTGTAAAGCCACCTGCCCAAGAATCATCTCCATTCTAAAATTGAGATTTCTAAGAGTCTCCTTTAGAATTTGATGGCTTTTCCTCTCCAATTCTGCTAAAATTAAAAACAGGAATTATGCCAAAATCACAAGGACCAAAACTCATTTGGCATTTTCTTTATTAGTTGGATTTACTATCTATATTCTATTAAACAAATGAGTTTTAGATCACCAACAACACATAGAACCTATCGGAGTTTTACTTTGCAGTTTGCCGGGTTAACCATCGGAGTTTTACTTTGCAGTTTGCTCAGCACAGCAGGAAACACACCCACAACAGCACTAACAAACAACACCCAAAGCACTATACCAGAAGCTGATACTAACAAGCCAAAGCACAGAGAAGCCAGGCCAGCAACAGAAGTCACCGACAACTCACCACCAAAACCCCAATAATTAATTACTACTACTTCTCAacacaaaacttcaattaaattGCTTATACTTACGCACGCGGCAACATCAAACAAATCTTAAAATGGCAATTCATTgaagcattttatcaaacagaaAACATACAAGAACTCAAAATTCCATTGGATATTCTGAAACACTAAAAATTTCGTTGAAGCATTTTATCAAATAGAAAACATACAAGAACTCAAAATTCCATTGGATATTCTGAAACACTAAAAATTTCGTCgaagcattttatcaaacagaaAACATACAAGTTAATTTCGATTCATAACTCaaaaaattgagttaaattGCAATTCATAACAGAAACACAGCATGGATCGACGATAATTTTGATGAGATCTAAACGAAATCGAAAGCGCGGAAACGAAGGCGAATAATAGAAGAAGAATATGAGAAATGTTACCTTAGAAAGAAAGAGTGAAGCTCGATGGATGAATTGTGTAGCTCGACGGTAAGATTCGACGATTCGACGGTGAGATTCGACGGTGTGAAGCTTGACGGTGAGAGTTCGACGATGAAGTGATGAGTTTGACGGTGAAGAGAGGTGGATTTGACGGTGAAGCTCAATTGAGTTTGGCGGTGGAGAGAGAATCCACGACGGTGGAGCGCGATGGTGGGTTCGGCGGTGAAGCAAGATGGTGAAGAGAGAACGATGAAAagtgtgacattttttttaagcaaaaaatgaaatataagtgTGACATTAGTAAAAATAGTGTTAAGTGGGTTCAGGGTGTGTTTTTGCCTCACAGTATAGAAAATAGTGTTACTTTAGTaacatttctttaaaaatgttCCTAAAAATGGTTAAACAGtaacaattattttctttgttgcaCGCTTGTGTTGCTAAATGTCAAGTGTGTAGTAGTGTTAGGGTTAAATACTAACGGAGATGACTAAAATAAGTAATGACAAAATATATAAGGGATCAATTTTGAGACGTTATTTTGTTATGGAAccattatgaagaaaaaaaatataagttaaagGACCGGAAGATCAACTAAACTTATAATTGAAGgttaattttattgtttcataagttcatttatttaatttattgtaaaaatatgaTAAGAAAAAGTTGCATATAAAGCATATTATCTCCGTTTACTTATACGGTCGTAGGTAAAACTACTTATCAGCTCCCAGTAGGCTCTGTACCTACGGCATGCATCACTagatataacaaaaatattttgttctgttaacaacattttaattgaatgatttatttgtttccTTCCTATTTTTCAACCACACCTTGAATTGTGCAAAATAGTGCATTGTGATTGAAGGCTGTTTATTCTTAAAAATCTCAACTGCCACGTAGGACAATCAATAGAGTTAGCTCAATAGGCATTTTTCCTTTCATGTGCgatcttttgtttgtttctcgCCAGTCGTATTGCTCCAACCTTTATCTATCTTCTTTCTCCTATCTTTTCCTTATCTGTGTTGTAAATACTCCTAAGTTTTTAGATTAATAACTTTACTTTATAACTGTTTTTAATCTTAAATTAAAACACGTAAATCAATTTAGTTCATATTcttggtttatgatagaacgaATTAAAAAAAACGTTTCTACTATAAGATTAAGATTTTTGTTTATCACTAAGTAGTATAATTCaatctcataaaaattcattgaaGAAATTTCATTATTACCAAAAAGAATTGATTGACATTGAAGAGAGTTAGTTTATCAAAAAACAAAGTTATGTATCATTGGTAGTTTTAGAAAGAATGGGCAACccaaacaacaattttttttgttgaccggtgtgagatgatgattttggaATTTGAATATATAAGGATTGCTCTgagttttaaagttatttttgtccttttgttATGAAAGTAGACTAGTCAGCCGGTAAAATCCAGTCAGTCGTGACACATCATAAAAATTATAccagttaagaaaaaaaataaaccgaTGGACCAAGTTAAAAGTGATTACTATTTATATTGTCAACTTGAAAGTATTTCTAATTGAATGGATTAAAACTCAAGTTGACTGTGTTTGCATGGAGCGTTTGCATATTTAAgcaaatattgtattttttttaagcttaaatagaTCTTTTGTCCCtgtaaatatatgttatttgaattttcgttcctatttaagctttttttttttatatctttattCTCATTGATACTATGTTTAATAGTCTTTGATAACTAAATTTATCAAGTGCACCAAACAGTTTCAAATAGCAAAGTAGTAAGTAAAACCGTCTCTTCATAGATTGTTGTTTtgcaatttgatttgattgtgatAAGCAGTTTGATTCATTATAGAAAAGTAAAGGTTTTGATTCAAAGTTTAACGGCaattaggattcttcgaatcccctctatgtctttgttggaattaataaaattaattatcaattatCAAACAATGGTTCTTATGGTTAGTTCGGTGAGATCCAGCTTCCCTCCAAGTTTCAGTTGCACTTCAATCACCATAAAGGTCATATGTGCAATACAAGTTAAGGGTCATCACTCCTATAGGGTTCCATACATGGTCGAAAAGTTATTAATGTGGGAACTTACACTCTCCTATGTAGTTTAAACATAAGCATAGTAGATATTCCTAAATTTCCATCTAAAGGGATCACTTTTACGTATAAAtcttaaaatttgaccaaaatacccttgaTTGACCCTAGTAGATTAAATGTGACATGCCTAACCATATCTTACTAGAGGAAGAAGGATAAATTTCATATGCAACGATTATGATGTAAGCGGGATGCCAATCTGTATCAATTATAAGTTCATTCAAACATCCTATTAGATGTCATTTCTGTTTGGATATATAATTAACCCTTCCATTGGATGGTAAATTCGACACTTGTCATGTTGAATAACAATTGATAATCTTCTTTGTTGTAGCTGACCAATGTTCAACAAGTTATTCCTTAACTCCCGCACATAAAACACCTATGTGACTACATGCGCAATATCACTTACTAACAGCCTTACATTTCCTTTTCCTCTCACTAACATCTTTGAATTATTTCCTAATTTCACAATCTATGTAAAGCTTTCATTTAGATCACTAAACAATGTTTTGTCACGGCACATATAATTGATGCATCCCAAATCAGAAACCACACATCCTCTCTTTTTGCTTCATTATGATCCACATATGTCATCAATGATATTTCTTCATTATAATCAagcttaatatatataattagctTCTTTATCTAAACTAGGACACTCATATTGAAAGTGTCAAAGCTTGTGACATTGTAGCACTCAACAATGGACACGTCGAAGGCTTGACGTCCTCTACCTCTTCCTCTGAATGATCCTCTGCCACAATCTattactcctcctcctcctgaTATTTTCTCATGTGTTATTTTCAAGGCTTATTCCTCTGTATGCTTATGAAACTTCTGCTCGGGAACAATTAATGAAATTTGCAGCTCATCGACGGACATAGCATGAATATCTCTACAATTGTAATTGTATTTCTCTATTAATGATCGGAGTATTTTCTCCACAATTGTACTATCTACCAATTGTTCACCATACACCCTCATTCTATTGGCCATAGACATGACTCTGAAAAAATAATCAGAAACATTCTCACTAGATTTCATCTTCAATGTCTTAAGCTTTTTGCGAAGAGCTTGAAGGTGTAATAGCTTTACTCTTGTATTTCCTTCATACTTTTTCTTCATAGATCCCAAATTTTCTTTGATGTGCTCTTCTTAAGAATTATCTCCAGAATGGTACGATCTATGGCTTGGAACAAATAGTTCTTGCATTTCAAGTCCTTCAACTCATCTAGCCTTATTCTTTCTGCATCTGTCACAACTTGTTTTGGTTCTACATAACCAATCTCTAATAAACTCCAATACTCTTTGGATCTGAGAAAATTCTTCATCGAAACAGAAAATTGCTGGCTGCACAAAATTTTCTTCACTCGTCATGATTTTCTCTATTTGCAAGTCACTGAAAGtctgcaactttttttttttcttctcaggCCTAGTGGGAGCTCTGATGCTAGAATGTTGGAAATGACTTGTATCATTGAATGAAAATGATAGTAGCTATTAAATAGTCGGTACAATCTTAAAAAATAGCAACAACTAAGCCACGCACATGCTTATCTTAACAATGGAAATCAAAACTAAGAACGAGTCACCTATCATTAtcattatgattattattattattattattattattattattgttgttgttg
It encodes:
- the LOC120579375 gene encoding kunitz type trypsin inhibitor 104-like is translated as MSTRSLTIFIIAHVWLFMITTSVAQIVIDTSGEPVEDDEEYFIRPAITGNGGGSILVTRNGPCPLHVGLGNSEGTLGLAVKFTPFAPRHDDDDDDVRLNRDLRVTFQGFTGCGQSTDWRLGEKDATSGRRLIVTGRDNGAGSHGNFFKIVQTQSSGIYNIQWCPTEACPSCKVQCGTVGVIRENGKILLALDGGALPVVFQKE